The following proteins are co-located in the Paenibacillus sp. FSL H8-0079 genome:
- a CDS encoding dihydrofolate reductase, producing the protein MSIELVWAMGENGVIGLNNSIPWRLPKDMAFFKQRTLNKTIIMGRNTWESFGGKPLPQRRNIVVTRDLNYKVQQAEIVHTIEEGLSVTKGEELCVIGGSQVYREFLPLADRLVVTKIHENFEGDTFFPEVDWSEWELIEQIEGEQDEKNVHAYTFEFYERKR; encoded by the coding sequence TTGAGTATTGAACTTGTGTGGGCAATGGGGGAGAACGGTGTGATCGGATTAAACAATTCGATTCCATGGCGTCTACCCAAGGATATGGCCTTTTTTAAACAACGTACGCTGAACAAAACGATTATCATGGGACGTAACACATGGGAATCTTTTGGTGGTAAGCCGCTTCCTCAGCGCCGTAATATTGTAGTGACAAGAGATTTGAACTACAAAGTGCAACAAGCTGAGATTGTGCATACGATTGAAGAGGGTTTGAGCGTAACCAAAGGTGAGGAACTGTGCGTAATTGGGGGTTCCCAAGTGTATCGTGAGTTCTTGCCACTTGCAGACCGTCTTGTGGTGACCAAAATTCATGAGAATTTTGAGGGAGATACCTTTTTCCCTGAAGTGGACTGGTCGGAATGGGAACTGATTGAACAGATTGAAGGCGAGCAGGATGAGAAAAATGTTCACGCGTATACATTCGAATTTTATGAACGTAAACGGTAA
- the thyA gene encoding thymidylate synthase, which yields MKNYLDLLQDILNNGVHKGDRTGTGTQSVFGRQLRYDLSEGFPLVTTKRIHLKSVIHELLWFLSGDTNISYLKENGVKIWDDWADENGDLGPVYGSQWRTWEAPNGEKIDQISAVIDSIKNNPDSRRHLVSAWNVAEINHMKLPPCHFAFQFYVAEGKLSCMLTMRSVDTFLGLPFNIASYALLTHMIAQQCDLEVGDFIWSGGDVHIYSNHVDQVKTQLEREPYALPKLVIKRKPDSIFDYKFEDFEFENYQHHPGIKAPIAV from the coding sequence ATGAAAAACTATCTTGATTTATTACAGGATATTCTGAACAACGGCGTGCATAAAGGAGACCGTACCGGAACAGGAACACAATCCGTATTCGGCAGACAGCTCCGTTATGATCTCTCCGAAGGATTTCCGTTAGTAACAACCAAACGAATTCATCTCAAATCGGTTATTCATGAACTGTTATGGTTTTTGAGTGGCGATACCAATATATCTTATTTGAAAGAAAACGGTGTGAAGATCTGGGACGACTGGGCTGATGAAAATGGGGATCTCGGACCAGTATACGGCTCGCAGTGGCGCACATGGGAAGCACCGAACGGAGAGAAAATTGATCAGATATCCGCAGTAATTGATTCGATCAAAAACAATCCGGATTCACGCCGCCATCTTGTTAGCGCATGGAATGTGGCGGAGATTAATCATATGAAGCTTCCGCCTTGTCATTTCGCGTTTCAGTTTTACGTTGCAGAGGGTAAGTTATCGTGTATGCTAACGATGCGTTCCGTGGATACGTTCCTCGGGTTGCCGTTTAACATCGCTAGTTATGCGCTCTTGACTCATATGATTGCGCAGCAATGTGATCTTGAAGTGGGTGATTTCATCTGGTCTGGAGGGGATGTTCACATCTACTCTAACCATGTGGACCAGGTTAAAACACAGCTGGAGCGTGAACCCTATGCTTTACCTAAGCTGGTAATCAAGCGTAAACCAGATTCTATTTTCGATTATAAGTTTGAAGACTTCGAATTTGAGAACTATCAGCATCATCCAGGCATTAAAGCTCCAATTGCAGTCTAA
- a CDS encoding helix-turn-helix domain-containing protein, which translates to MAYHVKIDVSPIYEMLNSFLVYVTKKWIQHLDIGPEWILEVEGKLSSNVRAALAPAATWPFDDFDVLFAWAAYQNDTSENRDFLDMLAGMTAEDLYARVSPLLPALTIEESTRIRNSYVPLLRLWDEHYCQNMSEDQRVWLEEDAEEKRILLDKMGPELLIEYATAGVLVEPMPGLNEVILFPTVHNRPINMYCFYEGMMIIQYPVDVPEENEDQPPTCLLRFTHALADPERLRLLRYVSDEPKSLAEMCEELGKDEDPVKDQVMALRIAGLLRTHLLGSNRKEKYSIRPDGVSELNMFLESYIRI; encoded by the coding sequence ATGGCTTATCATGTTAAAATTGATGTTTCACCGATATATGAAATGCTCAACAGCTTTCTGGTTTATGTCACGAAAAAATGGATTCAGCATCTGGATATTGGTCCTGAATGGATTCTGGAAGTGGAAGGTAAACTAAGTTCCAATGTCCGAGCTGCGCTCGCACCTGCTGCCACTTGGCCTTTTGATGATTTTGATGTCTTGTTTGCATGGGCAGCATATCAAAATGATACATCGGAGAATCGTGATTTTCTGGACATGCTTGCCGGAATGACAGCGGAAGACCTATATGCACGGGTCTCTCCTCTTCTGCCTGCTCTTACAATAGAAGAATCTACGCGCATTCGGAACAGTTATGTCCCATTATTGCGACTATGGGATGAACACTACTGTCAGAATATGAGCGAAGATCAGCGTGTGTGGCTTGAAGAAGATGCCGAAGAAAAACGCATTTTGCTTGATAAAATGGGACCTGAACTTCTTATTGAATATGCTACAGCCGGTGTTCTTGTTGAACCGATGCCTGGACTGAACGAAGTCATCCTCTTCCCCACAGTGCACAATCGTCCTATTAATATGTACTGCTTCTATGAGGGTATGATGATCATTCAGTATCCCGTAGATGTCCCCGAAGAGAATGAAGACCAGCCGCCAACATGCCTTTTACGTTTCACCCACGCACTGGCTGATCCCGAAAGACTTCGTCTGCTTCGTTACGTTTCGGATGAACCCAAATCCCTCGCTGAGATGTGTGAAGAATTGGGTAAAGACGAAGACCCGGTCAAAGACCAGGTGATGGCGCTACGTATCGCTGGCCTGCTACGAACTCATTTGCTCGGAAGTAACCGTAAAGAGAAATACAGTATTCGACCGGATGGCGTATCTGAATTGAATATGTTCCTTGAATCTTATATTCGCATATAA
- a CDS encoding ATP-binding cassette domain-containing protein, whose protein sequence is MIRVENLSKSVGVDRVPVLRDIRFDMQQGEMIAVVGSSGSGKSMLLKCLAMMEKWDSGRFTVDGAEILKEGWSGKRKIKREWAYLEQNPELFPRRTALKNVLIGRSGQTPVWRMVTGMVRSDDYMGAMDYLENLGLLDKAHQIAEKLSGGEKQRVAIARALAHGAKVVLADEPVIGLDPHTADSVLETLRKLCEEERATVIAVLPIELAEKHATRIWGLADGKIAFDIRGRRLTQQEKNQI, encoded by the coding sequence ATGATCAGAGTAGAGAACTTGAGTAAATCCGTTGGCGTGGACCGCGTTCCCGTTCTACGGGATATTCGATTTGATATGCAACAAGGTGAGATGATTGCTGTAGTTGGCTCAAGCGGTAGTGGGAAAAGCATGTTGCTCAAATGTTTGGCCATGATGGAAAAATGGGATTCTGGTCGGTTTACGGTGGATGGTGCCGAGATTTTAAAAGAAGGCTGGTCCGGTAAACGGAAAATCAAACGGGAATGGGCATACTTGGAACAAAATCCAGAATTATTTCCTAGACGTACAGCTCTTAAAAATGTATTAATCGGACGATCGGGTCAGACTCCCGTATGGAGAATGGTGACCGGTATGGTACGTTCCGATGATTATATGGGTGCGATGGATTATCTCGAAAACTTGGGATTACTCGATAAAGCACATCAGATTGCAGAGAAGCTGAGTGGTGGCGAGAAGCAACGTGTGGCCATTGCAAGAGCGCTCGCTCATGGTGCCAAAGTGGTTCTGGCCGATGAACCTGTGATTGGTCTTGATCCTCACACAGCGGATTCGGTGCTGGAAACGCTACGCAAATTATGTGAAGAAGAACGTGCAACGGTTATTGCAGTATTGCCTATTGAACTTGCTGAGAAACATGCCACACGGATCTGGGGATTGGCAGACGGCAAGATTGCTTTTGATATTCGTGGACGCAGACTGACACAGCAAGAAAAAAACCAGATTTAA
- a CDS encoding MFS transporter, producing MSSITRPKLSHSTANYLILITVIVVAGISQGLLLPVLSIFLEQKGVSPGLNGLNAAALYIGSFAMTLVAERLLGALGFKKLIVGGLILVMVPLILFPYLPDIKIWFILRLVVGIGDSALHYAAQLWVLLVTAPEKRGRYISLYGMSYGLGFSIGPLGIKLLGFGDAVPFWVLFVCIAAVLILVLMKLPDTKPEKAEHGQLPERRFRRSLAWAWYALLPALLYGYMEAGMNSNFPVYGLRIGFDTNQISSLLPFIGIGGLFLQLPLGMLSDRYGRKKVLMFAGISGGIIFMLVPVAGTHFWWTLVLLTIAGGLVGSFFSLGLAYAADILPKVLLPAANVVASFHFTIGSIIGPNLGGQMINWISPGSMFTLLGIMYLLFGAAGILFRRKPEFESVLK from the coding sequence GTGTCATCGATTACTCGTCCCAAACTATCACACTCGACAGCCAATTATCTGATTTTGATTACGGTTATTGTGGTAGCGGGAATTAGTCAGGGGCTTCTACTACCTGTGCTTTCGATTTTTTTGGAGCAAAAAGGAGTTTCACCAGGTTTAAACGGATTAAACGCCGCCGCGTTGTACATTGGCTCTTTTGCCATGACTTTAGTTGCGGAGCGACTATTGGGAGCACTCGGGTTCAAAAAGCTGATTGTGGGTGGCCTGATATTGGTCATGGTCCCTTTAATATTGTTTCCGTACTTACCAGATATTAAAATATGGTTCATTTTGCGTCTGGTCGTTGGAATAGGAGACAGCGCACTTCATTATGCGGCTCAGCTCTGGGTGCTGCTCGTTACTGCACCTGAAAAGCGTGGACGCTACATATCGCTATATGGCATGTCCTATGGTCTGGGATTCAGCATTGGTCCGCTGGGCATCAAGCTGCTTGGATTCGGTGATGCAGTGCCTTTCTGGGTGTTATTCGTATGTATTGCCGCAGTGCTTATACTGGTATTAATGAAGCTTCCAGATACGAAGCCGGAAAAAGCAGAGCATGGCCAACTGCCGGAACGTCGCTTCCGTCGTAGTCTGGCATGGGCTTGGTATGCACTTTTACCAGCACTCTTATACGGATATATGGAGGCGGGTATGAATAGTAACTTCCCCGTGTATGGTCTACGTATTGGATTCGATACCAATCAGATTTCCTCGTTGCTTCCTTTTATCGGAATTGGAGGGTTGTTCCTTCAATTGCCTCTGGGTATGTTGAGTGACCGATATGGGCGAAAGAAGGTGTTAATGTTTGCGGGCATCAGCGGAGGAATCATCTTCATGCTGGTTCCAGTCGCAGGTACGCATTTTTGGTGGACACTTGTATTGTTAACGATCGCAGGTGGCCTGGTCGGTTCATTTTTCTCACTGGGACTTGCCTATGCCGCAGATATTTTGCCTAAAGTATTGCTGCCTGCAGCCAACGTCGTGGCTTCCTTTCATTTCACGATTGGAAGTATTATTGGACCGAATCTGGGCGGTCAGATGATCAACTGGATTTCACCTGGAAGCATGTTTACGTTGCTGGGAATCATGTACCTTCTTTTCGGCGCGGCAGGTATATTATTTCGTCGTAAACCTGAGTTCGAATCTGTGTTAAAATAG
- a CDS encoding Fur family transcriptional regulator produces MASNRDKSISEQIFHIKNQLVEKGYKLTQQREVTVRVLLEHEKDHFSAEEVFLLVKEQFPEIGLATVYRTLELLSDLQVVEKINFGDGAARFDLRSTDGSHHHHHLICTECGKVEEIMEDGLLRLEQQIERQYGFAVTDHRLDFQGVCKECRQKHVLKEQAAG; encoded by the coding sequence ATGGCAAGTAACCGGGACAAGTCCATTTCAGAACAGATATTTCACATTAAAAATCAATTGGTTGAAAAAGGATATAAGTTAACACAACAACGAGAAGTTACTGTACGTGTTCTGCTTGAACATGAGAAGGATCATTTTAGCGCAGAGGAAGTATTCCTGCTGGTTAAGGAGCAGTTCCCTGAGATTGGATTGGCTACCGTATACCGAACTCTCGAACTGCTGAGTGACCTTCAGGTCGTTGAAAAGATTAACTTTGGCGACGGTGCTGCGCGTTTCGATCTGCGAAGTACGGATGGTTCCCATCACCACCATCACTTGATCTGTACAGAATGTGGCAAAGTAGAAGAGATTATGGAAGATGGGCTGCTTCGTTTGGAACAACAAATTGAGCGTCAGTATGGCTTTGCAGTTACAGACCATCGTCTGGATTTCCAAGGTGTATGCAAAGAGTGCAGACAAAAGCATGTACTGAAAGAACAGGCAGCAGGATAA
- a CDS encoding DNA topoisomerase 3 produces the protein MKTLVIAEKPDMGRTIAAVIEPKAKNNRTYLEGEHYIITWAIGHLLGLAEPDAYDTKYKRWNIADLPIIPDQFKIVPNPRTKDQLKMIGELAKRASAIVNACDAGREGQYIFALIQQQLKLRQPVKRLWISDLTAESIRRGFDGLKDASEFENLTHAARARSEADWLIGMNASRAFTTRHNALLSVGRVQTPVLALIYDREIEIEAFQSQTFYEVAAWFRQEGVEYRGLRQGDKLTDAEAAEAIAASVKGKTGQITKYEAKQTKEYPYRLYDLTLLQREANAKFGYGAKKTLDIAQALYERHKVISYPRTNSNYVTEQNIEGMHKTLNLLKNGTYSELAQGAKPELVHKNNKGVCNPSRVEDHHAILPTLKRPGTLSKDEQNIYDLIVRRFLSHFYSPAEYKQHTVLTEVEKHQFKTSVKELLSLGWKVVLGSGDQEQGGAGKKKTKKNGNEDEEAEEWTDKAFAVQPDLPVQCTKSEFKEKATQPPKSYTEGTLLKAMESAGKQIENEELRDAMKDSGLGTPATRAATIERLKNVGYITLLGKKMQLTLKGRTAIELIRRAGVDLLTSPEMTGQWERRLYQISKGEAGQDKFMENVKKFTLSIIEKVRVQAPAPADAFGEDSRAGRGKGKGARTQAGNTRTSAKTAGSGSSVKTSRQTSVSSSRSGSRKSAITKAPSSTASPSGVRELLAPCPSPGCTGQIIEGKKGYGCSRFKEGCSFVVWKEYAGKKITSTMLKSLIEKGSTQVLSFKRKDGSTVKARIILQDVVTGKLSGEKQDA, from the coding sequence ATGAAGACACTGGTTATAGCGGAAAAACCCGACATGGGTCGAACCATTGCCGCCGTCATAGAACCAAAGGCCAAGAACAATCGCACGTATCTGGAGGGTGAGCATTACATCATCACTTGGGCGATTGGGCATTTGCTTGGACTGGCTGAACCGGATGCCTATGATACGAAGTACAAACGCTGGAACATAGCGGACCTGCCGATCATACCCGATCAGTTCAAGATTGTACCCAATCCAAGAACGAAAGATCAGCTCAAAATGATTGGAGAACTGGCAAAACGGGCTTCAGCGATCGTTAATGCTTGCGATGCAGGGAGAGAAGGGCAGTACATCTTCGCCCTCATTCAACAGCAACTGAAGCTGCGCCAGCCTGTAAAGCGTCTATGGATATCGGATTTGACAGCAGAGAGCATTAGACGTGGTTTTGATGGTCTGAAGGATGCCTCTGAATTTGAAAATTTAACCCATGCAGCTCGCGCCAGAAGTGAAGCCGATTGGCTGATCGGTATGAATGCCTCACGGGCGTTTACAACCCGCCATAATGCATTGTTGTCTGTAGGCCGTGTGCAGACGCCAGTACTGGCGCTAATCTATGATCGGGAAATCGAGATTGAAGCATTCCAGTCGCAGACCTTTTATGAAGTGGCCGCCTGGTTTCGGCAGGAAGGTGTCGAGTATCGGGGGCTGCGTCAAGGCGACAAGCTGACCGATGCCGAGGCAGCAGAGGCCATTGCAGCCAGTGTGAAGGGCAAGACAGGACAGATCACTAAATACGAAGCAAAGCAGACGAAGGAGTATCCGTATCGTTTGTACGACCTGACCCTACTACAGCGTGAGGCCAATGCCAAGTTCGGATACGGTGCCAAAAAAACACTGGATATTGCGCAGGCCTTGTATGAAAGACACAAGGTAATTTCGTATCCGCGGACGAACTCCAACTATGTTACAGAACAGAATATCGAAGGTATGCACAAAACGCTGAACCTGCTCAAGAACGGTACCTATAGTGAGCTTGCGCAAGGGGCCAAGCCGGAGCTTGTTCATAAGAATAATAAAGGGGTATGTAATCCGAGCAGGGTTGAAGATCACCATGCGATCTTGCCTACATTGAAGCGACCGGGTACCTTATCCAAGGATGAACAGAACATTTATGACTTGATTGTAAGACGGTTCTTGTCCCACTTTTATTCTCCGGCGGAGTATAAACAGCATACGGTGCTCACCGAAGTGGAGAAACATCAGTTTAAGACATCTGTCAAAGAGCTGTTGTCCCTCGGATGGAAAGTGGTCCTCGGTTCTGGAGATCAGGAACAGGGCGGTGCAGGCAAGAAGAAGACCAAGAAAAACGGCAATGAGGATGAGGAAGCTGAAGAGTGGACGGACAAGGCTTTTGCTGTACAACCTGACCTGCCTGTTCAATGTACGAAGAGTGAGTTCAAGGAGAAGGCGACCCAGCCTCCCAAAAGTTATACCGAAGGAACATTGCTGAAAGCGATGGAAAGTGCAGGCAAGCAGATCGAGAATGAAGAGCTGCGAGATGCAATGAAAGATAGTGGTCTGGGTACTCCGGCTACACGTGCGGCTACGATTGAACGCCTCAAAAACGTAGGTTACATTACGCTGCTAGGGAAGAAAATGCAGTTAACGCTCAAAGGCAGAACCGCGATTGAATTGATTCGCCGCGCGGGCGTAGATCTGTTAACTTCACCTGAGATGACCGGACAATGGGAAAGAAGGTTATATCAGATTTCCAAAGGTGAGGCGGGTCAGGACAAGTTCATGGAGAACGTCAAGAAATTCACCTTGTCCATCATTGAGAAAGTGCGTGTACAAGCTCCGGCTCCAGCAGATGCTTTTGGAGAAGATTCGCGTGCAGGTAGGGGAAAAGGCAAGGGAGCCAGAACCCAGGCTGGCAATACGAGGACATCTGCCAAGACAGCTGGTAGCGGTTCAAGTGTAAAAACGTCCCGTCAGACTTCGGTATCTTCGTCCAGATCTGGCAGTAGGAAAAGTGCGATAACCAAGGCGCCATCCTCAACTGCGAGTCCATCCGGAGTGAGAGAGTTACTGGCACCTTGTCCTTCTCCCGGATGCACAGGCCAGATCATAGAGGGCAAGAAGGGCTATGGATGTTCTCGTTTCAAGGAAGGCTGCTCATTTGTGGTCTGGAAAGAGTATGCGGGCAAAAAAATTACCAGTACGATGTTAAAATCGCTGATTGAGAAGGGGAGTACGCAAGTGCTGTCTTTCAAACGAAAAGACGGAAGTACGGTGAAAGCTCGTATTATTTTGCAGGACGTAGTAACAGGCAAGTTATCTGGTGAGAAGCAGGATGCTTGA
- a CDS encoding response regulator transcription factor, which produces MSKVLILEDEESIRSFIVINLKRNGFEVLEAGDGHEALRILQTVPDIDLALLDVMVPGIDGFEVCRRIRETNERLGIIFLTAKVQEQDKVYALSVGADDHVSKPFSPTELIARIQSLLRRVNVHRETAAKVTFQSGPFSLDLISKQFKKQNEAIELTPTEFSLIQFFLEKENTPLSRDVLLDHVWGKEYMGDPKIVDVNIRRLRQKIENNPSEPEYLQTVWGHGYKWKGREQ; this is translated from the coding sequence ATGAGTAAAGTACTTATTCTTGAGGATGAAGAATCCATCCGCAGTTTTATAGTGATTAATTTAAAGAGAAACGGATTCGAAGTGCTTGAAGCGGGAGACGGCCATGAAGCGCTTCGCATACTGCAAACGGTACCGGATATTGATCTGGCTCTGCTGGATGTCATGGTACCAGGTATTGATGGATTTGAGGTCTGTCGACGCATACGTGAAACCAATGAACGTCTGGGTATCATCTTCTTGACCGCCAAAGTTCAGGAACAGGATAAAGTATACGCCCTCTCCGTTGGTGCAGATGATCACGTAAGCAAGCCCTTCAGCCCAACAGAGTTGATTGCACGTATTCAGTCTTTGTTACGTCGTGTGAACGTGCATCGGGAAACTGCGGCAAAGGTTACGTTCCAGTCCGGACCATTTTCACTGGATCTGATCTCGAAACAATTTAAAAAACAGAATGAAGCCATTGAGTTAACTCCCACGGAGTTTTCATTGATTCAGTTTTTCCTGGAAAAAGAAAATACACCGCTCAGCCGTGATGTGTTGTTAGATCACGTATGGGGCAAAGAATACATGGGTGATCCCAAAATTGTGGATGTAAACATTCGTCGTCTCCGTCAAAAAATTGAGAACAATCCTTCCGAGCCCGAATACCTGCAGACTGTATGGGGTCACGGGTACAAATGGAAGGGCCGGGAGCAATGA
- a CDS encoding glutamate synthase subunit beta: protein MSTPTGFMEYKRQLPADREPAERIKDWEEFHKHMAEEELRTQGARCMDCGTPYCHTGIDMIGGTSGCPVHNLIPEWNNLVYRGLWREALERLHKTNNFPEFTGRVCPAPCEGSCTVGLIGQPVTIKTIEEAIIEKGFEEGWVVPQPPEKRTGKRVAVVGSGPAGLATAAQLNKAGHSVTVYERSDRVGGLLMYGIPTMKLDKNVVQRRVDLLEAEGVQFITNTEIGKDIAAQQLVDDYDAVVLCGGATKPREFNIEGSDLKGVHYAMDFLNGSIKSYLDSNLEDGQYLSAKEKDIIVIGGGDTGSDCVATSLRHGCRTVTQFGTHTQAPMERDRINNPWPQFPNVYTLDYAQEEAKAMFGQDPREFSIMTTKFVGDDEGNLKELHTVQIERIVDETGRKIYQPIPGTERVFPAQMAMIAIGFDGPEQTLVEQLGLATDRRTNVKARYGKYNTNVDKVFAAGDMRRGQSLVVWAINEGREAAREVDKYLMGATVLV from the coding sequence ATGTCTACACCTACTGGATTTATGGAATACAAACGTCAACTGCCAGCGGATCGAGAGCCAGCGGAACGGATTAAAGATTGGGAAGAGTTTCATAAACATATGGCAGAAGAAGAGCTCAGAACACAAGGTGCACGATGCATGGATTGTGGTACCCCGTATTGCCATACAGGTATAGATATGATTGGCGGCACGTCAGGTTGCCCCGTGCATAACCTGATTCCAGAATGGAATAATCTTGTATATCGCGGACTTTGGAGAGAAGCACTTGAGCGCCTCCACAAAACGAATAATTTCCCGGAATTTACAGGTCGCGTCTGTCCTGCTCCTTGTGAAGGATCATGTACAGTTGGCTTAATCGGTCAGCCTGTAACCATCAAAACCATTGAAGAAGCTATTATTGAAAAAGGTTTCGAAGAAGGATGGGTGGTTCCCCAACCTCCTGAAAAACGTACGGGTAAACGTGTAGCTGTCGTAGGCTCAGGTCCAGCGGGATTGGCTACTGCGGCTCAGTTGAATAAAGCAGGACACTCGGTAACCGTGTATGAGCGTTCGGACCGTGTCGGTGGATTGCTGATGTATGGTATCCCGACGATGAAATTGGATAAAAATGTAGTTCAACGTCGTGTTGATCTGCTTGAAGCAGAAGGTGTCCAATTCATCACGAACACCGAGATCGGTAAAGATATTGCAGCACAACAACTGGTAGATGATTATGACGCTGTTGTATTGTGCGGTGGTGCAACTAAACCACGTGAATTCAACATTGAAGGTAGCGACTTGAAAGGCGTTCATTACGCCATGGATTTCCTGAACGGCAGCATTAAGAGCTATCTGGACTCCAATCTGGAAGACGGCCAATATCTGTCCGCTAAGGAAAAAGACATTATCGTCATTGGTGGCGGTGATACAGGATCTGACTGTGTAGCTACATCGCTGCGTCATGGTTGTCGTACTGTTACACAATTCGGTACACATACACAAGCGCCGATGGAACGTGATCGCATTAACAACCCTTGGCCGCAATTCCCGAATGTGTATACACTTGATTATGCACAAGAGGAAGCCAAAGCGATGTTTGGTCAAGATCCACGTGAATTCTCAATCATGACAACTAAATTTGTCGGAGACGATGAAGGTAACCTCAAAGAATTGCATACGGTGCAGATCGAGCGTATTGTGGATGAGACAGGTCGCAAGATTTATCAGCCGATTCCAGGTACAGAGCGTGTATTCCCGGCTCAAATGGCCATGATTGCGATTGGTTTTGATGGACCGGAACAAACGTTGGTAGAGCAACTGGGACTTGCAACAGATCGTCGCACGAACGTTAAGGCACGTTATGGCAAATACAATACCAATGTGGATAAAGTATTTGCAGCAGGTGACATGCGTCGTGGTCAAAGCTTGGTTGTATGGGCGATTAATGAAGGCCGTGAGGCTGCTCGTGAAGTGGACAAATACTTGATGGGTGCTACGGTTCTGGTGTAA
- a CDS encoding HAD family hydrolase produces the protein MKIMKQHILFDLDDTLVYCNKYFNLILGEFFENMQEWFDGHSLTTQEIREKQLEIDVTGVNKLGFASHHFPQSLIDTYRYFSGKFTRLTSPREESYLSKLGMSVYDQEVEPYPHMVETLENLKVAGHSLYLYTGGETVIQQRKIDQMKLSAYFDDRIYIRQHKNIEALEGILSNGPFDRRTTWMIGNSLRTDIMPAVKAGIHSIYIKQPNEWQYNIVELQPNPETSMYTITALEEVPKVIHENIQQQQQKRTLG, from the coding sequence ATGAAAATAATGAAGCAACATATTTTGTTTGACCTTGATGATACACTTGTATATTGTAACAAGTATTTTAACCTGATTTTGGGGGAATTCTTCGAGAATATGCAGGAGTGGTTTGATGGACATTCTCTGACAACGCAAGAGATTCGCGAAAAACAGCTGGAGATTGATGTAACTGGAGTGAACAAGCTTGGATTTGCAAGTCATCATTTCCCGCAATCCCTGATTGATACCTATCGTTACTTCTCCGGGAAGTTCACGAGATTAACTTCTCCCAGAGAAGAGTCCTATCTGAGCAAGTTGGGCATGAGTGTGTACGATCAGGAGGTTGAACCCTACCCTCATATGGTTGAAACGCTTGAGAACCTTAAAGTAGCTGGACATTCCCTCTACTTATATACGGGCGGCGAAACCGTGATCCAACAGCGAAAGATTGATCAAATGAAGCTCTCGGCTTATTTTGATGATCGGATCTATATCCGACAACACAAAAACATCGAGGCACTGGAAGGCATTCTGTCTAACGGTCCGTTTGATCGTCGTACAACATGGATGATCGGCAACTCACTACGGACAGACATAATGCCCGCGGTAAAAGCCGGAATTCACAGCATATATATCAAACAACCGAATGAATGGCAATATAACATCGTAGAACTTCAGCCTAATCCGGAAACATCGATGTATACCATCACTGCACTCGAAGAGGTACCGAAGGTCATACACGAAAATATACAACAGCAGCAACAGAAAAGGACCCTTGGTTAA